The Capsicum annuum cultivar UCD-10X-F1 chromosome 3, UCD10Xv1.1, whole genome shotgun sequence genomic sequence ATATTCTAATAATTCTTTAACTTTTGCTTTCTCATATTCTATTGTATATAAAGTTTCAAGATCATGAGGATCACTTGAACGACATTATTTTACTAGGAATTATATAGACTATGGTCAGCTTTATAATTAATTACAAGGAAGACTGCATTATAGCAAGACAACATGAGTAGATATGTGGGCCTTGAAGAGTTAATAAAAAATTCCAGCAAAGTTGAGATGATGCAACTTGATTAAAAATTGTGTTCCTCCGACTGTCTGCCAGAGACTTTAATGGAGaaataaaatatgacaaaattaaagattggaactattttttttttacttatctgTCTATTGGTTCCTTGGAGTaccaaaaactccaaaaaaacTAAACTCTATTATAATGCCTGGCTGAACTGGAAGTTATCTGTTGAAGCTTCATAAAGGGGACATATTATCTGTCTTGCACACCATGAAAGTGATAGAGATGAATGTACTTGAATATTCTTTATCAGCTAAAACAAGGGGTAGCCCGGTACACTTAGCTCCCACTATGCGGTAGATCATGGTAAGGGTCGGACCTTAAGGTTCTCCATTGTACGCAACCTTATCTCCCGTTCAATTATCAATTACGCCAAGGCTCCCGGGCCCTTCAATGTTCTTTATCGGCTactatttatttgtatttcagCAGCATATTAAGGTAAAATCTAGTCCTATTTTCTTGATTGCCAGGGCTTTCTCTTACCTAATTAAAGAAGAACCTATTTAGTTTAATTGTCTTGTCAAATGTATAAGCAACTTAGGCCTGATTGGACAATATTTTGTTAAAGTTGAAAAACAAACTTCTGGAGttgaagctaaaaaaaaaaagagcattgACCAATTTCAATAGATTAGAAGGCTTTTTCCtcaaattatttcactttaagtattactcaaacaagacatttatcttttaatatatatCTATTCCAAGTTGAAGTTAATATAATGTAGACAAAACtgtaaaacaaattattttcatTGATCTTATGCACTTTCAGATTTGATTGTTGAACATTAAGATCAGAAAGCAGTTTCCACCTTTAATTTCATTGTTGATTTGATGATTATTAGCAGAGGAtgcaagagaaaaacaaaaacaaaaatcaaaaatcaaacacttaaaaataaaatcttctgaatatactatatatttatatcttgtttgagttacaagaaAGATTCTTCTTTAGTTGgaattcatcaaattttttacATCAAATTATCCACAGATATTCAAGCACAAaccacaaataatttttttttaactataacCATCCCATCTGCTACATAAATTCAACTCACCTTAATTTAATATTCTTTTGGACGAATAAGATGATCCCTAGGAGGACTCAGAAACAACCTCGCCGCCATCCACTTCTCTCCGGTGGAAATTCCGGTGGCATCCACAAGCAGCACAAGTTAGGGCTGCTGTGGTTCCTTCTTCTCCACTAGCCATGAATTCCCGGCAGCCATCGACGGCGTAGCCTCCGATATTTGCCGCATGGTTCCTCTGACATTCAACGTATCGTATGTTCCTAGTAGATGATGTAGTACTTGTGTTCCTTCTCACAACTACTTGCCTCCTTTTCATCATTCTTGGATTAACAAGAAAACCCCTAAATAGTGATCTTGTCAACTTATTTTGGTCACAAGACTTTATTTTTGGTCTACTGAACTTAAACCTAACCCTAGCTTGTCTATATATAGTAGTAGTAGCAGCCTTGCTATGTTCAAATtggaaggaaaaagaaagaaaaaagggaagGAATTTTGAGAATTGGGGTGGGGGTATATGGCTGCAGGATAGACAGTGGCCTTTTTCAATGATTGTTTCAATACTCTTTTTGGTCCAAAAATTAGGCAAGATTCTCTTTATCACAACACATACTACAAATTTCACCTCACCAGTTAAAAGGTGCCACATCGTGTAAACTTAGGCTTagatttttaattcttcttttctaCTCGTATCTCCAAGTTTACTTTTTGAAATTTGGGACGAGATTGGTTTGTCTTATAAAGTTGGACATAATGTTGGAAGGGGGGCCAACTAGAACGGGTCAAAAGAAAAGGATTAACAGTGTTTTAGAATGCAAAGGGTACTTTAGAAGAATCCACATTCCACAGTAAAGTTTGAGTGAACAATAAAAGCCTTTAAGAAGGCATGATACAATTACAATCTCACATTACAGAGGCATTGAGGTTAAGTTTGAGTGAACAATAAAAGCCTTTAAGGCATGATACAATTACAATCTCACATTACAGAGGCATTGAGGTTTGAATATGATGTAGCTCAAAAGACAAATCTAtaaggcttcttggatgaaagcgAATCATATATGCTACGTTGGAACCTTGACATGTGTTATTTCATCGAAGGCTATATCAAAATTAGCTTGCTCCTTAGCTTTACGTATGAAGAGTATTTATCTATTCAATCTCCCCGACGACAGTTACAAACTCTTGCTCGTCGATCTAAGTTGGAGTAATATAATCCCTTGAAGATccttaatttttctatatttcattTATGATATCAAAGACAATAAGATAACTAGGGTGCTAAAAGAGAATTAAAAAGGTTGCTTGTTTAAAGAATCAAACTATCcatgtctttctttttttttttttttttttaaaaagaatattttatgaCCGGGGATATCTTATTGTTATATGTTCAATACCACCCAATTCCTTAGCAGATCCTAAAACTCCTTCAGCCTTCAGTACAGAGGAGAGGCAAACTTTAGCAAGGACATTGAGTCATGGAGGTTGACAAACTTGTATAAAAGGAATAAATATGACATTTTAATTACGTGAATCTCAAGTCGAaatgagagagaaagtaaaaaagcGTTCTAAGAGATAACATGTACCGTTTAACTAAGATCTATGATAACATAGTCCAAAGGACAAATCCGTCGAGTCTGTTGGACGTACAATACGTTCGAGCTTCGAGGAATTACAAGGGCAGCCAGAAGCATATCCATAATATAGTACTTACTATGTACTAttgggctattttcaatcttcttctttttctaattaaTCAACAAATTAGTAATCCTTTTTTAAAATAGTAATGCCTACGTGTTAGACGTTTAATGATGGAAATCTCGGAATGAGGGTTGGAAATGATCGTTCAACTGCCTTAATTAGAAGAGAAAGATGGCGATTTTTGTGCTAATTTCTTCGTCCTTAAGCTGATGGGAATTGTTTGCTTTATTGGCAAGAGGAAAAAAGTGATTGATTTAAGTGCTAATTCCACAATCTGTGGGTCCTTAATGATGTTTAAAAATCAGGTTACTATTTGCACTGTGTCAACAACTCTTCTAATTTTCTAGTACCCTCCATAATGGCAAATTAACTAAACtcaattttcaattattattttttaaataatcatagtGTTCGGATCAACTTATCGTGTAATTTGAACTAAAACAGAtatggaaagaaatcactaagTATTGTTATCTTTAGTGAAATTTGAACctgtaaatttaaaatttcaaaattcttttaCATGGTTAATTGACGTAAACACTTGCATCAtttcatttaaatctttttttttttaattacataaaataatttaatttaagcTTTCTCAACTTGGGAGATCGAAGACACTTCATTCTTTATTCGGGATTTCTTTTACGGGGAGCACTAGTTGTAACACGCTATCACTTAAAACTTTCCAGCTAAAAATATCACATGCTTTGGATGGATGTTTTCTAGTTTCTCCGTCAGGtgaatctattttatttttaattcattttaaacaAAAAAGATGACCTCTTTCTaagttttaaattcaaatttcttatttttttgaatgaaatttttttattgccACAAAGATTAGAGTTATGACATGCAATTTAAGGCTGTAAATTTCAAAAGTGTTGCAACCTCATTAATAATGTTATATTCAAGCCCACAAGTCCCAAAAATCTTCCCTTTTTTTTCTATCCTTAAATTATGTATCTAGCAACGATGGGGCTGGAATTTTAATTACAGGTTTTACTAAGCCCAATTTCTTTCTCCAAACCACATATATTTGTGTAATGAAACCTACTTAATATGTATAACTAATTTAGCTTATGCCTatcattcaaaattttgaaaacccCACTTACAATATCCAATCAAATAAactcacataaattaaaatggggGAATTACTTTATATTGTTTGATACCGCAACCTTTGGTACTTGCTAGCTCGTTAAATATAAGGTTTTACACAGACAATATCATTATTTTAATGGTTATTatgaaagaattgaaagaaagaaaaaacaatataATGGAAATTAAGCTGGAAAGATGGAGCTTTGAAGGAGGAACAAATTGTTTATAAAATTGTGATTGGAAAGCAATGAGAGGTGAAGaaatattcaaatattatatgaATAATGGATCGACAAGTAGAAATGAGAAGAATCTCCACCATAGAGGCTACTTATTAAATAGTAGACATTgacaaaaattaaagagaaacacACATTTTCAAGAAGCACGTGCCTTTATATTAAGATAATATTCGACCAAGTGTATTGTTTACACAACAGATCAGGGCCACTAGCTAGGAGatcattcaagaaaaaataatcataatggAGAAGTCCCACCAGAatcatttcatataaatatttttaaaaacagtactgtatatatatatcttaatagggTAAGTCATAGAATTAAACAACTGGAGTATTATTGAAACTAACAGGTCTCGAGAACACCATAAATAAGGGCAGCAGGTTGAGTAAAATCCGGGAGCTTTTTTCCAGAAAAGCTAAACAAAAGGGGGCTTCCACCTAATTACAGAAGCAAAGCAACACAGTGGGTATAATGGCACTATGATTGGTTCTCATAATGAGGGATTGAGGGGGGTGGATTACATGTGATTATAACATCTGACCCAAAAGGTTGTCTGTTGGACAGGGTCAAATCTTACTAGCATTGCCAAAATATTTCAATGTAAGTTTCTTAACTGAaattaaattagtaaaaatattttaaattacaaaatattttcttttgaatcTTGTATGTACATATAAGTGATTAAGAAGCTATCTCTAGGTTtgaacattaaatgactaaaattacttgtttttataatttatttattttaaaattcaataaagatataattcatataaaaaataattcaaaattttaaaagaattataAGTTCAATAAGATAAAATCATTATTTgacttaaaataacaaaatatttacGTTCGCTAGTTTTGTTGAAGATGATTCATAGTATTGGTAGTCATAGATGATGCTAGTGGCTAAAATGGTAGTGGTGATTTTGATGGCGAAATTGGTTGATTTTAGTAGTTAGCAGTGTTGGTGGTGATGACTGAAGAATGCGTGGTGGTTGATGACAATGTTGGTGGTAGATGATGatggtgttgattgtgatggtgaaGGTGGTTTGTAGTAGAGATTGACCGCAGTAGCAGCAATGGCAGCAGAGGTGCCATACAAGGGCGGATTTTGGGGGTTACATTGGGTTCCCAGAAACCCATTAACTTTCATGTGAATCTTCTATTTATATTaagaaatctagtaaatatatacatatttttaagtTGGGAACCCACAATGAATTGTGCTATTGATCTAGTGGCAAGGAAGGTGTCCGTTGGAGCACTAGTGCCCTCTTGGTTGTGGGTTGTAACCCTATCAGtcacttttttttgaatttttattttgccCAACGAACCcacaaatttaaaattctagATCCGACTCTGGTTTCATAGTGGTAGTAGATGTAACAGTTGTGGTGGTGATACTGGTCGTGTATATAATTACTCTATAATAAGGGAGGTAGTAGGTATGGTAACAACTAGCAATAGTAGTTAGTATCGATGATTGTTGCCACTGTTGGTTCTGATAGCAGAGGTGGTTGATGGTGATGATTGGTGGTTGGAGTAGTAGTGGTTGACATTGGTGGAGGTGATTATGATAAACTGATGATTGAAGCGATAAGTGGTTTTAGCCGGTGGTTGTGGATAATGCGATGGTGCAAATTATTCATACAAAAACATCACTTAATGTTTTAAGACTTTGTTTAAGATAttgatgattaagactctattcaaactaaataagtgcttaaattttaatataaataaatacaattaatGACCTAAAGCCTGAACATAGATTCAGacattcatcaaacataaaaaaatgaggCCTTAGTGTGTTACTGATACGGGGggaaatcatttttaaaaaaatttcatgcttGATTGGTtagaatatttttgaaaacattttttctagtgaaataatttttttttagaaaaaagaaaataacttcCCTAGTGAGAATAAGAAGACAAATCTCACCAATGACGGCATTTCAAATTCATTATTTCCTCCCACCTCCAAACTCCTTCACCCCTAGCTACCCCTATACCTATAATAAATTCCTAGATTATGTATAATTATTCTAGggataatatttttttgtcaaaCATCTTATTAAAATAAAGTTTCTAAAAAGATCTCttttttccaaaagaaaaaatcgaaaatatttttccttgattCCAAGCACCTCATTATAGTAAAGATATGCATAATGAAACACCACACTCTTTGTATGTTGAGTCTCAAAAGAGAATGTTGGTGACATTTAAATTGAAAAGCAAGTATTATTTACTACAACTGTGAGGATTAATCATATATAGTTCAACTATTATTACAATGATTAtcaatacttttattttattttattagaataAGAATATAAACCTGATGATGACAAAGTTATAACAAAGGATGTTACACTTACAATGGTTCACTTTGCATAGATCATAATCTTCATTAGTGGCGGAGCCACACAGAAGTAAAGGTGTTCATGTGATACTTATTTAAAATTTacttattaaatatgtatattgtaaattagaaataataaattgtgTAATAAATATAAAGGTTAAATTCTCTTGGCTTTGAAACAAAAGTTTGATATAGTTTCAAATTGGAGTTCAACGTCTAGATGATCACTTAATTATGGTCAATTCACCTTCATATTCACTCaactttattttatcttttaaaagtCATTTAATTTTATCTAATTAATTTTAACGGTTATTTTACTCGAAATTACAATTTTTAAACTTATTTAATGATGtgacaactttaatttttttttttaaaaaaataaaatttatttaggaATCTATCCACCTTAGACTCGATTTACCCATGCATAAATTCTAtgttaaaaagttcaaattactatTTTTCTGTTAGGAAAAAAATCACCACTTTCTTGTGGAATTCAATATCATGTCCCTCTGTTTGTTTTCTAGTGTTTTCATTGGTTTATCCCCAAGCTTTTATAGTGCAATGAAGAATCATGCCTAGTTTTTTCCTTTCCTTCCATCttcttataataatatatataaaccaGTGGAAAGATGACCCCCCAAAAAGTTCATAATCATATAGTAAAAGTTTTTGAACGTCATTtcgttaataataataataataataataataataataataataataataataataaataaataaataaataaataaataaaataaaggcaaATCTAATACTTTTAGTTTATGGTTTATAAATCACAATTGGTTTTgcttattaattagtttttggataaattatttagagatattaaataaatttttaatataaatataaaatttgagcCAAGACTGCTAGATTTGGGAGTAAATCACAATAAAGTctacatatataattatattttatatttttatacaaagGGTGTTAATTTCCTTCACTTCCttgcatgtttatttttcaaaaaactcAATCTTCTTAGTGAAATTTTGACTTCATCACTGCCACCAAGTATAAGCACACAACTATATGAAAATTAATTGTAAAAATATTTGgcatgtaaatttataattaaggtTAACATCTTAGTAGAATCTTTAGCATTTTTATACTTTAAAAGCGATGAATAATAACATCGTTCcacattattattttaaaaagtaatacTTTAGTACAAATTAGACTTAAATTGTAACACAAAttggatattttgatttatttacacAAACTAATGAACAAAACTCTGAcaagaaaaactattttaagtttcattgGTCAATAGATCACCTTTTTAGTCTCAAATAAGAAGAGGGCATTACATTAGAAAATTAAACAAACTCGAGACTAGTGAGAGAGAAGAAAATGGCTAAAGCATTTATAGAAAAAGAATATTAAGAGGAAACAAAAGAAGGAATTTAGTTCCATTACCAATAAAAAGGAAAGATAAATTAAAGAAGGAAAAGAGGGAAACGAAAACAAAAGCGACGGGAAAGGAAAGTAAAAATGGAAAAGAGAGtgaaaaataagggaaaaaattACTTCAAGATTATTTTAAAGGTATTTCCATCTATTGTCTATATAAATACATAGGTTTTGAACGAAGCAATGGGAGCTCAAGCACCCACTCGGACCAATATAGGTTCGCCCCTCCCCCTTAATCTTTTGGCTTTGAAAAACAATACGCTGTCACCTTTTAAATGGGACAATAAACCCTTGATTTTAAATCTAAGACTAGGGCGATTTAAGTCGAATTGTTTGTGTTACATGTACTTCAATCACAAATTTTACTTGTTGATATTGGGTTATCAAATCAATGATTGGTCTGGTGTGcaaattaaaatttcataattaaCGACTTATTGATGCAGAATCGAATTATTCAATTTTCTTATTGAAAGATGATTATCCCGTTAGAATTATCATGGTTATGTTTTTATCCTTAGGTACATAAAATTTGTATTGTAAACACTAAAGCTAAAGCCCCAACCCCAATTCTCTAAATATTGTTCATTGATTATTACATCAAGCACAACCCAGTGAAAAATCTGAAGTGCTTGATTTCATTTTGTAAaagcaatttttttatttttttttcgacCACACATAGTAAAACCTTTTTGATTTCaactattttgttttgtttagaataaaagaatatgaaaatatTGTGTCATACTTGATAAAGATCCATGCCTTAAATTAGCATCTCTCTTTGGTTCCTTCTGGGGCTTCATAATGGAAGTTGCACTCAAAATCACCGTGGAGTTGAACTAAATCCATGTGATTTTAATTATCATTGTCTTTTATATTTAACCGATATAAGATATAACCATTCAATGATTGTCAATAACCTGATATCTTATTGATTGACTAGCGGTTCGTtcatttaaaagataataacCCGTAAATCGAATCAATAAGCATAATTATTCACGCAATTCATTGCCTAGTTAAGATGAATTGGCAAATTAATGTTCTTTTAAATGATCATACATAGAGATGAAACGTGTAAATTATGCATCTGGTAGAAGTGTGTTATTGGTTGAAAGGGTTGATATGAACTTGGAAGAGAAGATTAGACATTTTGTTTCTCACCAACCGTACCCTATATAGATAGGTAGACCGTCTATAGTAGTACAATATAACCTATGACTGGATTTCTTATATTATGCCATCAAAATCATATAATACTCTTAAGTCTTATCTTAccaataaaattatcttttctttcctTATCGCAAGTGGGATGATGTTTTCATTGACTtagaataatataatcataaaagtCAAAATAGAGATCAGACATGTAACGTAACCAAAATGTTCTATCCTTTTTATTCTCTTAGTGACTCAAACTTAATTATATCCTTAGAATTGAAAGTGAGGGGTGTTTACCGGCCATCTGAGCACTCCCTCAATCTCAATTGATAGGATGCACTTTGATCGAATTTATAGTTTGAGAAACAAATTCAAACTTTTATCCTAAATAAgtgataataaatatttatattttattaaaggTGAAATAAACAATTTAAGATTATTTATCTAAAATAGATAAATGTATCATTTTTTTGACAGACTTTGTAGAAAAATATATCCCACAAATTAAGTTGAGagtaaaaattagaaaaattctaagtGAACGAATGCTCAGCCATGTTATCTTCACGTGCTCTCTTTCGTCTCATGTGAAATAGCATTGCTAGGAGTTACTCCCTTGTtttggaataagtgaattgtttgagtatttattggtatttcaaaataagtgaatcattaatttttttttaaaatttacccttatgatttgacaaccaattaacttttgaaaatgtattataaggttagctttttcttttttaggggtaaaaatcaaaagttgtattaaatttatgtctttaatgtttttttcttaatctgtgtgccaaaattcaacaattcatttattatgaaacggggGGAGTATCAAGGAATGCATTAGTACCCAATCCGCGCCAAGCGAAAAGGGAAGGAAGGGATAAATTCATAGCAAAgtgatgactttttttttttatataatttatttatgggTAAACAATATAAATCACACTACTATATAAGTTAATTACTTTAATTTCTATTCTATAAGTTTTCAATATTATATAATGTTTTATTAAATAGTGAGCCAGATACATTGTGTATGTCATTGCGATACATGGTTAGTCGCAATACACTATAAACAAATAACCCTTCAGGCACATGATTAAGCTTCAAATACATCGTATGTATTTAGATTTGGTCGTTTGTATCCACATATATTTGAAGGATTATAATATGTATCCGCTTGTATCTGGAGGTTAACATGTATTCACGTATTTGGAGTTATTGTGGAatattatgtaattaattttaaGTAGTGAAAGAATAAGTAAATATGTAGTAAGAATGTATAGCTACTTTTATTGTTAAGCCTCTTTGTAGTGGCGGTCTGAAGTTTCATTCTGCCATAGTAGATGTtgtgatatatatacacacactggTGTTTGACGTTTAAATATAGTAATATTGAAAGAGTGTGAAAGTAAGACAAACATTAGTACCCTGTCTCCGTGAAGTCGTGATCATAACTGATGTGCACCATTAagtattagtttttttttctttgaatattcatatttgaaatttattatttGCACTATATTAATGATGattaatctaaatatatatttagattatacATAATgtatttcttacaaaatattattatgCAATATTTGAGAATAACTGTTATAGAGAGGTAATTTATAAAGAATGTACTAGTATAATGAGTTTTATTGTTCTTATAGGTAaagtaatattataaaaaaaagtaaaatataacatgaaaaatcaatTCTGGAGAAAATTAGGTTGTTAGAACTCAATTCTGGAGAAAATTAGATCGTTAGAACGAGGTTTGACTGTACTCCCTCTAGTGTCAAATATTAGTATATTAAATTTGTCGAAaggaattataaatttaaaaagtaaaacaaatttATTATTAGTACTTTTTACCTTCGAAATTTATCCACGAGGCTCCAAAGTTCAATCAATGAAGTGTTAATTAATTTACAAGTTTTAAGGGGGggacaaataaaatttagaaaaatattccaAGTTATGAGTCTAAATATGTGTGGTAATCTTTAAAGACAAATGATCTCATGAATAGGAGTTAATCAATCAAATTGGAAGCATATACTCCCTCCACTCCGTGTGATATTAGTTGTTCCCTATAGACTTGACACGCTcactaagaaaaatatttattagagatttattttaccaaattagttttattattaattatgctttgaaaatataaatttgtgtaTATACAACTTGTTTAGTTATTTAATGATAAGAATATTATTagaagaacatattaaaattctcttgatttaatcaatggaacaactaaattgaaataaagatttttaaaatGGAGGTCAACTAAACTGGGGAGGAGTAATTTAAAAATGAGAAGTGTTAAATGACCACAATTTTTTTGCCCAAATTTGACCACAATTGTGAAAAGACTTTCATAGCCTTGTTTTAAATTTTACCatattttctcaaataaattCCCTTCAAATCTTCTTAATATATATAGTAACTTTTTTCTATTCCCTAAACATATTGAAcaactaaaattgatttataCAAGAACAATTAATGAATTTAAGGTACATTTgttatttattaaaagtatataaataaatatatatttttaactaattttaaaaataattaatatatattattcaaTAAATTTT encodes the following:
- the LOC107865897 gene encoding uncharacterized protein LOC107865897; translated protein: MWHLLTGEVKFVVCVVIKRILPNFWTKKSIETIIEKGHCLSCSHIPPPQFSKFLPFFLSFSFQFEHSKAATTTIYRQARVRFKFSRPKIKSCDQNKLTRSLFRGFLVNPRMMKRRQVVVRRNTSTTSSTRNIRYVECQRNHAANIGGYAVDGCREFMASGEEGTTAALTCAACGCHRNFHRREVDGGEVVSESS